The proteins below come from a single Fusobacterium sp. JB019 genomic window:
- a CDS encoding HPr family phosphocarrier protein, giving the protein MACSKTIEITNETGLHTRPGNEFVSLAKTFDSTVQIENETGKKVKGTSLLKLLSLGIKKGTKVTVYADGSDEQEAVEKLAELLANLKD; this is encoded by the coding sequence ATGGCATGTAGTAAAACTATTGAGATTACAAACGAAACTGGTCTTCATACTAGACCTGGAAATGAATTTGTTAGTTTGGCTAAAACTTTTGATTCAACTGTACAAATTGAAAATGAAACTGGGAAAAAAGTAAAAGGAACTTCTTTATTAAAACTTCTTTCTCTTGGTATTAAAAAAGGAACTAAAGTAACTGTTTATGCTGATGGTTCAGATGAACAAGAAGCTGTTGAAAAATTAGCTGAACTTCTTGCTAATTTAAAAGACTAA
- the typA gene encoding translational GTPase TypA has protein sequence MKIKNIAIIAHVDHGKTTLVDCMLKQAGVFGSHELEKVNERVMDSNDIERERGITIFSKNASVKYNDYKINIVDTPGHADFGGEVQRIMKMVDSVILLVDAFEGPMPQTKYVLKKALEQGHRPIVVVNKIDKPNARPEEVLYMVYDLFIELNANDYQLEFPVLYASGKGGFAKNEVEDEEVDMKPLFESILKNVDDPDGDINAPLQFLVTNIEYDNYVGQLAVGKIHNGKVKRNQEIILIKRDGTKVKGKVSVIYGYEGLKKVEVEEAVAGEIISIAGLSNLDIGETIADALNPVALPLIDIDEPTLSMTFMVNNSPFAGKDGKYITSRNIWDRLQKELQNNVSIRVETTDSPDSFIVKGRGELQLSILLENMRREGYEIQVSKPKVIFKEINGKKHEPIELAVIDIDEAFTGVVIEKLGSRKGELVSMTPGQDGYTRLEFKIPARGIIGYRNEFLTDTKGSGIMNHSFYDFEPFKGPINGRKKGVLIATESGTSIAYALNAIQERGELFIAPGVEIYAGMVIGEHSKENDLVVNACKTKKLTNTRAAGSDDAVKLAPPRILSLEQALDYITDDEYVEVTPNFVRLRKKYLSIKERRANFKK, from the coding sequence ATGAAAATTAAAAACATTGCAATTATTGCCCATGTTGACCATGGTAAAACTACTCTTGTTGACTGTATGTTAAAACAAGCTGGAGTATTTGGAAGTCACGAGCTTGAAAAAGTTAACGAAAGAGTTATGGACTCTAATGACATTGAACGTGAAAGAGGAATTACAATCTTTTCTAAGAATGCCTCTGTAAAGTATAATGACTATAAAATAAATATAGTTGATACTCCAGGCCATGCTGATTTTGGTGGAGAAGTACAAAGAATTATGAAAATGGTTGATTCTGTTATTTTATTAGTTGATGCATTTGAAGGACCTATGCCTCAAACTAAATATGTTTTAAAGAAAGCTTTAGAACAAGGTCACAGACCAATTGTTGTAGTTAATAAAATAGACAAACCTAATGCTAGACCTGAAGAAGTTCTATATATGGTTTATGACTTATTTATTGAATTAAATGCTAATGACTACCAACTTGAATTCCCAGTTCTTTATGCATCTGGAAAAGGTGGATTTGCTAAAAATGAAGTAGAAGATGAAGAAGTAGACATGAAACCTCTATTTGAATCTATTTTAAAAAATGTTGATGATCCTGATGGAGATATTAACGCTCCTTTACAATTTTTAGTTACTAACATTGAGTATGATAACTATGTTGGACAATTAGCTGTTGGAAAAATTCACAACGGAAAAGTTAAAAGAAATCAAGAAATAATACTTATTAAAAGAGATGGAACTAAAGTTAAAGGAAAAGTTTCTGTAATTTATGGTTATGAAGGGCTTAAAAAAGTTGAAGTTGAAGAAGCTGTAGCTGGAGAAATTATTTCCATTGCTGGTCTTTCTAATCTTGATATAGGAGAAACTATTGCTGATGCTTTAAATCCTGTAGCTTTACCTCTTATTGATATAGATGAGCCTACTCTATCTATGACTTTTATGGTAAATAACTCTCCTTTCGCAGGAAAAGATGGTAAATATATAACTTCTAGAAATATTTGGGATAGACTTCAAAAAGAATTACAAAATAATGTAAGTATTAGAGTTGAGACTACTGATTCTCCTGATTCATTTATTGTAAAAGGTAGAGGAGAACTTCAATTATCTATTCTTTTAGAAAATATGAGAAGAGAAGGTTATGAAATTCAAGTTTCTAAGCCTAAAGTTATCTTTAAAGAAATTAATGGTAAAAAACATGAGCCAATAGAATTAGCTGTTATAGATATTGATGAAGCATTTACAGGAGTAGTTATTGAAAAATTAGGTTCTAGAAAAGGTGAACTTGTAAGTATGACTCCTGGACAAGATGGATATACTCGTTTAGAATTTAAAATTCCTGCAAGAGGAATTATTGGATATAGAAATGAATTTTTAACTGATACTAAAGGATCTGGAATAATGAATCATTCTTTCTATGACTTCGAACCATTCAAAGGACCTATTAATGGAAGAAAAAAAGGTGTATTAATTGCAACTGAATCTGGAACTTCTATTGCTTATGCATTAAATGCAATTCAAGAAAGAGGAGAATTATTTATTGCTCCTGGTGTAGAAATTTATGCTGGAATGGTTATTGGAGAACATAGTAAAGAAAATGATTTAGTTGTTAATGCATGTAAAACTAAAAAACTTACTAATACAAGAGCTGCTGGAAGTGATGATGCTGTTAAACTAGCTCCACCTAGAATTTTAAGCTTAGAACAAGCTTTAGATTATATCACTGACGACGAATATGTTGAAGTAACACCTAATTTTGTTAGACTAAGAAAAAAATATTTATCTATAAAAGAAAGAAGAGCAAACTTTAAAAAATAA
- the truB gene encoding tRNA pseudouridine(55) synthase TruB gives MNGIININKPQGITSFDVIRKLRKILSIRKIGHTGTLDPLATGVLIVCVGKATKLVQDIEKKEKEYIAEFDLGYKTDTYDTEGKILNRVDDFSITQEQLENVLKNYIGDIKQVPPMYSAIKVNGKKLYELARKGETIERKARDISIFSLELLEFDGKKVKIKCVVSKGTYIRSLIYDIGEDLKTFATMTSLVRTKVGKETVENSFSLEKIQQLKENNDFSFLYDIESYFDYPNFSITGEKNKTLFLNGNTLVTPNLKNGFYRVYDSETNYFLGLAHVVSERLKAYKYY, from the coding sequence TTGAATGGAATTATAAATATTAACAAACCTCAAGGAATTACATCCTTTGATGTTATCAGAAAACTTCGTAAAATATTATCTATTAGAAAGATAGGACATACTGGAACTTTAGATCCACTTGCTACAGGGGTTCTTATTGTATGCGTTGGAAAAGCTACTAAACTAGTACAAGATATTGAAAAGAAAGAAAAAGAATATATAGCTGAATTTGATTTAGGATATAAAACTGATACCTATGATACTGAAGGAAAAATCTTGAATAGGGTTGATGATTTTTCTATTACACAAGAACAATTAGAAAATGTTTTAAAAAATTATATTGGAGATATAAAACAAGTTCCTCCAATGTATTCTGCTATTAAAGTAAATGGGAAAAAACTTTATGAGCTTGCTCGTAAAGGAGAGACTATTGAAAGAAAAGCTAGAGACATTTCTATATTTTCTTTAGAACTATTAGAATTCGATGGAAAAAAAGTAAAAATTAAATGTGTTGTTTCCAAGGGAACTTATATTCGTTCTCTTATTTATGATATAGGAGAAGATTTAAAAACTTTTGCAACTATGACTTCTTTAGTTAGAACAAAAGTTGGAAAAGAAACTGTTGAAAATAGTTTTTCTTTGGAAAAAATTCAACAATTAAAAGAAAATAATGATTTTTCTTTTCTATATGATATAGAATCATATTTTGATTATCCTAATTTTTCTATTACAGGAGAAAAAAATAAAACATTATTTTTAAATGGAAATACTTTAGTTACCCCTAATTTAAAAAATGGGTTCTATAGAGTATATGACTCTGAAACAAATTATTTTTTGGGACTTGCCCATGTTGTTTCAGAAAGATTAAAAGCGTATAAATATTATTAA
- a CDS encoding putative glycoside hydrolase produces the protein MKKNFKFLFVLSLLVLFSTSIFGKKYYLYTTGSNINLVNSLNDKKSIGKISSKTRLEVLGDKKVEIINTKKIIKDNKEIIKKTVTTELWTKVKYNHNLKTKIGWVKTKYLTPNYTSLLPENWKNIEYKDFPEKEIYKSNKKIDVKGIYVSFNSFASTRKLDSLIKLANETEINAFVIDVKNDFGHLSWKMNESLLEYNPYALDRYYVKDITKVMKKLKDNNIYTIARIVSFKDPSYGKAHPEKVIRKRKDNTPYTNSDKIVWISPYDENMWKYNVAVAKEAAKVGFNEIQFDYVRFPASNGGRLDKKVIYPNKKNEGKPVTIQRYLKYSKTELSKIGIYLSADIYGQIGTFKDDMGLGQYWEGMSGYTDYLSPMMYPSHYARYSYGVQIPDANPYKIIYHCTLDSINRNNNINNPAYIRPWIQDFTAKWVKGYIPYGHKEVQLQVDALKDLGINQYLLWNPANRYHPPKIKH, from the coding sequence TTGAAAAAAAATTTTAAATTTTTGTTTGTTTTGTCTTTATTAGTTTTATTTTCTACATCTATATTTGGAAAAAAATACTATCTATATACCACTGGTTCTAATATTAATTTAGTGAATTCTCTAAATGATAAAAAATCAATTGGAAAAATTTCATCTAAAACTAGATTAGAAGTCTTAGGAGATAAAAAAGTTGAAATTATTAATACTAAAAAAATTATAAAAGATAATAAGGAAATTATAAAAAAAACTGTGACTACCGAATTATGGACAAAAGTTAAGTATAACCATAATTTAAAAACTAAAATTGGATGGGTTAAAACTAAATACTTAACTCCTAATTATACAAGTCTTCTTCCTGAAAACTGGAAAAATATAGAATATAAAGATTTTCCTGAAAAAGAAATTTATAAATCTAATAAAAAAATTGATGTAAAAGGAATTTATGTTAGTTTTAACTCTTTTGCATCTACGAGAAAGTTAGATTCTCTAATAAAATTAGCAAATGAAACTGAAATAAATGCTTTTGTTATTGATGTTAAAAATGATTTTGGACATTTATCATGGAAAATGAATGAATCTCTTCTAGAATATAATCCTTACGCTTTAGATCGTTATTATGTTAAAGATATCACTAAAGTTATGAAAAAACTAAAGGATAATAATATTTATACTATAGCTAGAATAGTTTCTTTTAAAGATCCTTCTTATGGAAAGGCACATCCTGAAAAAGTTATTAGAAAACGTAAAGATAATACTCCTTACACTAATAGTGATAAAATAGTTTGGATCTCTCCTTATGACGAAAATATGTGGAAATATAATGTAGCTGTAGCAAAAGAAGCTGCTAAAGTTGGATTTAATGAAATTCAATTTGATTATGTTAGATTCCCTGCATCTAATGGAGGAAGACTTGATAAAAAAGTCATTTATCCTAACAAAAAAAATGAAGGAAAACCTGTTACTATACAACGATATCTTAAATATTCTAAAACTGAGCTTTCTAAAATTGGAATTTATTTAAGTGCTGACATTTACGGACAAATAGGTACATTTAAAGATGATATGGGACTTGGACAATACTGGGAAGGAATGAGTGGATACACTGATTATCTTTCTCCTATGATGTACCCTAGCCATTATGCTAGATATTCTTATGGAGTTCAGATTCCTGATGCTAATCCTTATAAAATAATTTATCATTGTACATTAGACTCAATTAATAGAAACAACAATATTAATAATCCTGCTTATATAAGACCTTGGATTCAAGATTTTACTGCAAAATGGGTTAAAGGATACATTCCTTACGGACATAAGGAAGTTCAGTTGCAAGTTGATGCTTTAAAAGATTTGGGAATTAATCAATATCTTTTATGGAATCCTGCTAACAGATATCATCCCCCAAAAATAAAACATTAA